From a single Pseudoalteromonas nigrifaciens genomic region:
- a CDS encoding EF-hand domain-containing protein — protein sequence MKTLHKTLALIALASSSAAFAAVDFDSFDTDGDGVISQTEAQANPQLAQIFDELDADGNGELSKEEFAAVQ from the coding sequence ATGAAAACATTACATAAGACATTAGCACTAATCGCACTAGCATCATCTTCAGCGGCATTTGCAGCAGTAGACTTCGACTCATTTGATACAGATGGCGACGGCGTTATTAGCCAAACAGAAGCGCAGGCAAACCCGCAGCTTGCACAAATATTTGATGAATTAGATGCAGATGGTAATGGTGAACTTTCTAAAGAAGAGTTTGCAGCAGTTCAATAA